From the Ascochyta rabiei chromosome 14, complete sequence genome, one window contains:
- a CDS encoding RNA-directed DNA polymerase yields the protein MKRKCTSHAAGSRKKAHLVDQSASATPTAIQQPVLQHFYPRLLTLRHYLLSQLPNSSKNRRRKLAELGLAAATKTAAASTCDPDYELGQLLDSTVIGQQSMAKTDNQQQITTERNKDIEAFIQQLSPAITGGTFKPGYLLQSEIVDIVIWRLFKRSSSHKIRHLICHGFERSGSTYRQNALDRDNSSSIPGLVARYPNNYVRTLKGPLWCRLQAVLGEGGDRIMMDMLMDCAIFRPVDGTFSNYHQLSGPPIFDLKPCVPLKEPAAEPLSMNPRSRQPSDSASDYRTLCKIAFVRNRMLYAKPALNGKGGITFGMRHIHVLNRFSRREDKQQVIQIMRYIFPRQFGLHNVFTSKVDARETAMPLKDYTLREKEIHQGMCRDLGDKIHNPNEVAKWKLRVPKRLRGDVVLMIEKLRILNQRCSYAEMLRHYCPVEALPLSSNPVWRKSHLHLKYATTESTGVASRRKNHAIAQADEQSNEEACFTDMACPTANVSAFCRAIVSKVIPKRFWGDKDIKRTIMHYIDQFVSLRKFETLTLHQVTQKLPITSLAWLRLPGQDETAKLARSDFEKRKEILQEFVYWLFDSFLIPLIRSNFYVTESNAHRNRLFYFRHDVWRMLAEPSLSTLRLKMFEEMPTERANKLLAVRPLGFSKIRLLPKKQGIRMIMNLKRKLQVTRYGAMTLQKSINAVMAPVFHAITYEKTLQPEKFGSSLFSVGDMFPKLEAFKKWLQEQGLSGRPLYFAKVDVLSCFDTIPQQRLLSMMDSLVPAQAYQTGKHVEISPMGALQRLDGQHVSPAPLKRWVSHTVAANDTQSFSQLVQNKLVGSKSNTIFVDANLQQQETKANLMHLLGEHVERNLVKIGKRFYRQKRGIPQGSILSSILCNYFYAELERDVLGFALSSDCLLLRLLDDFLLITVNRQHAERFVRVMHRGHADYGVEVKPSKSMANFDVTTEDGTRLPKCSPATDFLYCGVCIDTTTLEVRKNSERYTRTDVGDSLTTELSKVPGQTFHRKALNGFKIQLKAMFIDTALNSVSTVLSNLHQSFHEAAVRCLEYVRVLAKVRTTCSSLLISAFTPSPTLSPMYPRDRLES from the exons ATGAAACGGAAGTGCACATCCCACGCGGCTGGCTCTCGCAAGAAGGCGCACCTCGTTGACCAATCTGCGAGCGCCACACCAACAGCCATCCAACAGCCTGTCTTGCAACACTTCTATCCCCGACTGCTTACACTGCGCCACTACCTCTTGTCACAGCTGCCCAACTCATCCAAGAACAGACGTCGAAAACTGGCCGAGCTGGGCCTGGCAGCCGCGACCAAGACCGCTGCAGCGTCAACATGTGATCCTGACTACGAGCTTGGACAGCTGCTCGATTCCACTGTGATCGGTCAGCAGAGCATGGCAAAGACGGACAACCAGCAACAAATCACAACAGAGCGTAACAAAGACATCGAGGCTTTCATTCAGCAGCTGTCGCCTGCCATCACCGGCGGCACCTTCAAGCCAGGCTATTTGCTGCAATCCGAG ATTGTTGACATCGTGATTTGGCGCCTGTTCAAAAGGTCTTCGTCCCACAAGATTCGCCATCTGATCTGCCATGGCTTTGAACGATCCGGATCAACGTACCGTCAAAATGCTCTCGACAGGGACAACAGTTCCTCGATACCTGGCCTGGTTGCGCGCTACCCTAACAACTATGTGCGTACACTGAAAGGGCCGCTATGGTGTCGACTACAAGCTGTCCTTGGCGAAGGCGGTGATCGAATCATGATGGACATGCTTATGGACTGCGCTATATTCCGCCCCGTCGACGGGACCTTTTCAAACTACCATCAGCTGAGCGGTCCTCCCATATTCGACTTGAAGCCTTGTGTCCCTCTGAAGGAGCCTGCAGCAGAACCTCTATCGATGAATCCCAGATCGAGACAACCTTCGGATTCCGCCAGCGACTACCGAACACTGTGCAAGATAGCCTTTGTGCGCAACCGAATGTTGTATGCCAAACCTGCTCTAAATGGCAAAGGTGGTATCACTTTCGGCATGCGCCATATCC ACGTGCTGAATCGTTTTTCCCGCCGAGAAGACAAGCAGCAGGTCATTCAAATTATGAGATATATATTTCCACGACAGTTCGGCTTGCACAATGTCTTCACTTCCAAGGTCGACGCGCGTGAGACGGCAATGCCACTCAAAGACTATACCTTGCGAGAGAAGGAGATTCACCAAGGCATGTGCCGAGACTTGGGCGACAAAATTCACAACCCAAATGAGGTGGCCAAATGGAAGTTACGTGTACCAAAGAGGCTACGAGGCGATGTGGTCTTGATGATCGAGAAGCTCCGCATACTCAATCAGAGATGTTCGTATGCAGAGATGCTACGCCACTACTGCCCAGTCGAG GCTTTACCTCTATCGTCAAATCCAGTGTGGAGGAAGTCTCATCTTCACCTGAAGTATGCTACCACGGAATCCACAGGCGTTGCGAGCAGAAGGAAGAACCACGCTATAGCTCAAGCAGACGAGCAATCGAATGAGGAGGCATGTTTTACAGACATGGCCTGTCCCACAGCAAACGTATCTGCGTTCTGCAGAGCTATTGTCTCTAAAGTCATCCCAAAACGCTTTTGGGGCGACAAAGACATCAAGCGTACAATCATGCATTACATTGATCAGTTTGTGAGTTTACGGAAGTTCGAGACATTGACGCTGCACCAGGTTACACAGAAGCTGCCG ATTACGAGTCTTGCGTGGCTCCGGCTTCCTGGTCAAGACGAGACCGCCAAGCTAGCGCGGTCTGACTTTGAAAAGCGCAAGGAGATCCTTCAAGAATTCGTGTATTGGCTCTTCGATTCATTCCTGATACCCCTGATCAGATCGAACTTTTATGTCACAGAATCAAATGCTCACCGCAATCGACTATTCTACTTCCGACACGACGTTTGGCGAATGCTCGCAGAGCCGTCGCTATCGACCTTGAGACTGAAGATGTTCGAGGAGATGCCGACAGAACGCGCGAACAAGCTCCTGGCTGTTCGTCCACTCGGCTTCAGCAAGATACGCCTTCTGCCGAAGAAGCAAGGTATTCGCATGATCATGAATCTGAAACGAAAACTACAAGTGACGCGATATGGCGCCATGACCCTCCAAAAAAGTATCAATGCGGTCATGGCGCCTGTCTTTCATGCCATTACATATGAAAAG ACCCTTCAACCCGAGAAGTTCGGCTCCTCGCTGTTTTCAGTGGGCGATATGTTTCCGAAACTCGAGGCATTCAAGAAATGGTTACAAGAACAAGGGTTGAGTGGCAGGCCTCTGTACTTCGCCAAAGTTGACGTCCTGTCTTGCTTCGACACCATCCCTCAACAACGTCTGTTGAGTATGATGGACAGCCTCGTTCCAGCGCAAGCATACCAGACAGGTAAGCATGTAGAAATCAGTCCAATGGGTGCCTTACAGCGTCTCGACGGTCAGCACGTCAGTCCAGCCCCACTGAAGCGCTGGGTTTCGCATACCGTAGCTGCCAACGACACACAGTCATTCAGCCAGCTTGTACAAAACAAGCTGGTAGGCTCGAAGAGCAACACCATCTTCGTTGACGCGAACTTGCAGCAGCAAGAGACAAAAGCTAATCTGATGCATCTACTTGGCGAGCATGTAGAGCGTAATCTTGTCAAGATCGGCAAGCGCTTCTATCGCCAGAAGAGGGGCATTCCACAAGGCTCGATCCTGTCGAGCATCCTGTGCAACTACTTCTACGCTGAGCTTGAACGTGATGTACTAGGCTTTGCACTGAGCAGTGACTGTCTGCTCTTACGTTTGCTCGACGATTTCCTGCTGATAACAGTCAACCGCCAGCATGCAGAGCGCTTCGTACGCGTCATGCATCGCGGCCACGCAGATTACGGCGTTGAGGTCAAGCCTTCGAAATCCATGGCCAACTTCGATGTGACCACTGAGGATGGCACTCGGCTCCCCAAGTGCAGCCCGGCCACGGATTTTCTGTACTGTGGAGTTTGTATCGACACCACGACGTTAGAAGTGAGGAAGAATAGTGAACGTTACACAAGGACTG ATGTTGGGGACTCGCTGACCACAGAGTTGTCGAAAGTGCCAGGACAGACGTTCCATCGAAAAGCACTCAA TGGGTTCAAGATTCAGCTTAAAGCCATGTTCATCGACACGGCATTGAACAGCGTGTCGACAGTACTAAGCAATTTGCACCAAAGCTTCCATGAAGCGGCGGTGAGATGTCTCGAATACGTGCGCGTGTTGGCAAAGGTGCGAACAACGTGTTCCAGCCTGCTCATCAGTGCGTTCACTCCAAGCCCGACCCTTTCCCCAATGTACCCGCGAGATAGGTTGGAATCCTAA
- a CDS encoding Succinate dehydrogenase (quinone) yields the protein MACTRTFARLATRQTAFRPAVFSRGFASVTDTTAREPISKVAESIVPDPARKPVPETKTSTKQEPEPSKDAKTKTFHIYRWNPDEPSSKPKMQSYTLDLNKTGPMMLDALIRIKNEVDPTLTFRRSCREGICGSCAMNIDGVNTLACLCRIPTDTAKESRIYPLPHMYVVKDLVPDMTLFYKQYRSVKPYLQRTTPSPDGREYRQTKEDRKKLDGLYECILCACCSTSCPSYWWNQEEYLGPAVLLQSYRWIADSRDEKKAERQDALNNSMSLYRCHTILNCSRTCPKGLNPALAIAEIKKSMAFT from the exons ATGGCCTGCACACGCACTTTCGCTCGTCTGGCTACAAGGCAGACAG CCTTCCGCCCGGCTGTCTTCTCGCGCGGTTTTGCCTCCGTCACCGACACGACCGCCCGCGAGCCCATCTCAAAGGTCGCTGAGAGCATCGTCCCAGACCCGGCCCGCAAGCCCGTCCCCGAGACCAAGACATCGACCAAGCAGGAGCCCGAGCCCAGCAAGGATGCGAAGACCAAGACCTTCCACATCTACCGATGGAACCCTGACGAGCCGTCATCGAAGCCCAAGATGCAGTCGTACACGCTCGACCTGAACAAGACCGGTCCCATGATGCTGGATGCACTCATCCGCATCAAGAACGAGGTCGACCCCACCCTTACCTTCAGGAGAAGTTGTCGCGAGGGCATCTGTGGAAGCTGCGCCATGAACATTGACGGCGTCAACACCCTGGCCTGCCTGTGCCGCATCCCCACAGACACCGCCAAGGAGTCTCGCATCTACCCGCTCCCCCACATGTACGTCGTCAAGGACCTCGTGCCCGACATGACGCTCTTCTACAAGCAATACCGCTCCGTCAAGCCCTACCTCCAGCGCACCACCCCCTCGCCTGAC GGTCGTGAGTACCGCCAGACCAAGGAGGACCGCAAGAAGCTCGACGGTCTTTACGAATGCATTCTGTGCGCCTGCTGCTCGACATCGTGCCCGTCCTACTGGTGGAACCAGGAGGAGTATCTCGGACCCGCCGTTCTCCTCCAATCCTACCGCTGGATTGCCGACTCGCGTGACGAGAAGAAGGCCGAGCGCCAGGACGCTCTCAACAACAGCATGAGCTTGTACCGATGCCACACCATTCTTAACTGCTCGAGGACATGCCCCAAGGGCCTGAACCCCGCGCTGGCAATTGCTGAAATTAAGAAGAGCATGGCTTTCACCTAA
- a CDS encoding RNA-directed DNA polymerase encodes MKRKCTSHAAGSRKKAHLVDQSASATPTAIQQPVLQHFYPRLLTLRHYLLSQLPNSSKNRRRKLAELGLAAATKTAAASTCDPDYELGQLLDSTVIGQQSMAKTDNQQQITTERNKDIEAFIQQLSPAITGGTFKPGYLLQSEIVDIVIWRLFKRSSSHKIRHLICHGFERSGSTYRQNALDRDNSSSIPGLVARYPNNYVRTLKGPLWCRLQAVLGEGGDRIMMDMLMDCAIFRPVDGTFSNYHQLSGPPIFDLKPCVPLKEPAAEPLSMNPRSRQPSDSASDYRTLCKIAFVRNRMLYAKPALNGKGGITFGMRHIHVLNRFSRREDKQQVIQIMRYIFPRQFGLHNVFTSKVDARETAMPLKDYTLREKEIHQGMCRDLGDKIHNPNEVAKWKLRVPKRLRGDVVLMIEKLRILNQRCSYAEMLRHYCPVEALPLSSNPVWRKSHLHLKYATTESTGVASRRKNHAIAQADEQSNEEACFTDMACPTANVSAFCRAIVSKVIPKRFWGDKDIKRTIMHYIDQFVSLRKFETLTLHQVTQKLPITSLAWLRLPGQDETAKLARSDFEKRKEILQEFVYWLFDSFLIPLIRSNFYVTESNAHRNRLFYFRHDVWRMLAEPSLSTLRLKMFEEMPTERANKLLAVRPLGFSKIRLLPKKQGIRMIMNLKRKLQVTRYGAMTLQKSINAVMAPVFHAITYEKTLQPEKFGSSLFSVGDMFPKLEAFKKWLQEQGLSGRPLYFAKVDVLSCFDTIPQQRLLSMMDSLVPAQAYQTGKHVEISPMGALQRLDGQHVSPAPLKRWVSHTVAANDTQSFSQLVQNKLVGSKSNTIFVDANLQQQETKANLMHLLGEHVERNLVKIGKRFYRQKRGIPQGSILSSILCNYFYAELERDVLGFALSSDCLLLRLLDDFLLITVNRQHAERFVRVMHRGHADYGVEVKPSKSMANFDVTTEDGTRLPKCSPATDFLYCGVCIDTTTLEVRKNSERYTRTDVGDSLTTELSKVPGQTFHRKALNGFKIQLKAMFIDTALNSVSTVLSNLHQSFHEAAVRCLEYVRVLAKVRTTCSSLLIRTVDSIIALAFVMVQRRARSRSDRSVVHVQSVISRRQLQWLACKAFHTVFQRAQTKHSALLVWLKASLKAARMSDAAQREMLEAAASAWQRR; translated from the exons ATGAAACGGAAGTGCACATCCCACGCGGCTGGCTCTCGCAAGAAGGCGCACCTCGTTGACCAATCTGCGAGCGCCACACCAACAGCCATCCAACAGCCTGTCTTGCAACACTTCTATCCCCGACTGCTTACACTGCGCCACTACCTCTTGTCACAGCTGCCCAACTCATCCAAGAACAGACGTCGAAAACTGGCCGAGCTGGGCCTGGCAGCCGCGACCAAGACCGCTGCAGCGTCAACATGTGATCCTGACTACGAGCTTGGACAGCTGCTCGATTCCACTGTGATCGGTCAGCAGAGCATGGCAAAGACGGACAACCAGCAACAAATCACAACAGAGCGTAACAAAGACATCGAGGCTTTCATTCAGCAGCTGTCGCCTGCCATCACCGGCGGCACCTTCAAGCCAGGCTATTTGCTGCAATCCGAG ATTGTTGACATCGTGATTTGGCGCCTGTTCAAAAGGTCTTCGTCCCACAAGATTCGCCATCTGATCTGCCATGGCTTTGAACGATCCGGATCAACGTACCGTCAAAATGCTCTCGACAGGGACAACAGTTCCTCGATACCTGGCCTGGTTGCGCGCTACCCTAACAACTATGTGCGTACACTGAAAGGGCCGCTATGGTGTCGACTACAAGCTGTCCTTGGCGAAGGCGGTGATCGAATCATGATGGACATGCTTATGGACTGCGCTATATTCCGCCCCGTCGACGGGACCTTTTCAAACTACCATCAGCTGAGCGGTCCTCCCATATTCGACTTGAAGCCTTGTGTCCCTCTGAAGGAGCCTGCAGCAGAACCTCTATCGATGAATCCCAGATCGAGACAACCTTCGGATTCCGCCAGCGACTACCGAACACTGTGCAAGATAGCCTTTGTGCGCAACCGAATGTTGTATGCCAAACCTGCTCTAAATGGCAAAGGTGGTATCACTTTCGGCATGCGCCATATCC ACGTGCTGAATCGTTTTTCCCGCCGAGAAGACAAGCAGCAGGTCATTCAAATTATGAGATATATATTTCCACGACAGTTCGGCTTGCACAATGTCTTCACTTCCAAGGTCGACGCGCGTGAGACGGCAATGCCACTCAAAGACTATACCTTGCGAGAGAAGGAGATTCACCAAGGCATGTGCCGAGACTTGGGCGACAAAATTCACAACCCAAATGAGGTGGCCAAATGGAAGTTACGTGTACCAAAGAGGCTACGAGGCGATGTGGTCTTGATGATCGAGAAGCTCCGCATACTCAATCAGAGATGTTCGTATGCAGAGATGCTACGCCACTACTGCCCAGTCGAG GCTTTACCTCTATCGTCAAATCCAGTGTGGAGGAAGTCTCATCTTCACCTGAAGTATGCTACCACGGAATCCACAGGCGTTGCGAGCAGAAGGAAGAACCACGCTATAGCTCAAGCAGACGAGCAATCGAATGAGGAGGCATGTTTTACAGACATGGCCTGTCCCACAGCAAACGTATCTGCGTTCTGCAGAGCTATTGTCTCTAAAGTCATCCCAAAACGCTTTTGGGGCGACAAAGACATCAAGCGTACAATCATGCATTACATTGATCAGTTTGTGAGTTTACGGAAGTTCGAGACATTGACGCTGCACCAGGTTACACAGAAGCTGCCG ATTACGAGTCTTGCGTGGCTCCGGCTTCCTGGTCAAGACGAGACCGCCAAGCTAGCGCGGTCTGACTTTGAAAAGCGCAAGGAGATCCTTCAAGAATTCGTGTATTGGCTCTTCGATTCATTCCTGATACCCCTGATCAGATCGAACTTTTATGTCACAGAATCAAATGCTCACCGCAATCGACTATTCTACTTCCGACACGACGTTTGGCGAATGCTCGCAGAGCCGTCGCTATCGACCTTGAGACTGAAGATGTTCGAGGAGATGCCGACAGAACGCGCGAACAAGCTCCTGGCTGTTCGTCCACTCGGCTTCAGCAAGATACGCCTTCTGCCGAAGAAGCAAGGTATTCGCATGATCATGAATCTGAAACGAAAACTACAAGTGACGCGATATGGCGCCATGACCCTCCAAAAAAGTATCAATGCGGTCATGGCGCCTGTCTTTCATGCCATTACATATGAAAAG ACCCTTCAACCCGAGAAGTTCGGCTCCTCGCTGTTTTCAGTGGGCGATATGTTTCCGAAACTCGAGGCATTCAAGAAATGGTTACAAGAACAAGGGTTGAGTGGCAGGCCTCTGTACTTCGCCAAAGTTGACGTCCTGTCTTGCTTCGACACCATCCCTCAACAACGTCTGTTGAGTATGATGGACAGCCTCGTTCCAGCGCAAGCATACCAGACAGGTAAGCATGTAGAAATCAGTCCAATGGGTGCCTTACAGCGTCTCGACGGTCAGCACGTCAGTCCAGCCCCACTGAAGCGCTGGGTTTCGCATACCGTAGCTGCCAACGACACACAGTCATTCAGCCAGCTTGTACAAAACAAGCTGGTAGGCTCGAAGAGCAACACCATCTTCGTTGACGCGAACTTGCAGCAGCAAGAGACAAAAGCTAATCTGATGCATCTACTTGGCGAGCATGTAGAGCGTAATCTTGTCAAGATCGGCAAGCGCTTCTATCGCCAGAAGAGGGGCATTCCACAAGGCTCGATCCTGTCGAGCATCCTGTGCAACTACTTCTACGCTGAGCTTGAACGTGATGTACTAGGCTTTGCACTGAGCAGTGACTGTCTGCTCTTACGTTTGCTCGACGATTTCCTGCTGATAACAGTCAACCGCCAGCATGCAGAGCGCTTCGTACGCGTCATGCATCGCGGCCACGCAGATTACGGCGTTGAGGTCAAGCCTTCGAAATCCATGGCCAACTTCGATGTGACCACTGAGGATGGCACTCGGCTCCCCAAGTGCAGCCCGGCCACGGATTTTCTGTACTGTGGAGTTTGTATCGACACCACGACGTTAGAAGTGAGGAAGAATAGTGAACGTTACACAAGGACTG ATGTTGGGGACTCGCTGACCACAGAGTTGTCGAAAGTGCCAGGACAGACGTTCCATCGAAAAGCACTCAA TGGGTTCAAGATTCAGCTTAAAGCCATGTTCATCGACACGGCATTGAACAGCGTGTCGACAGTACTAAGCAATTTGCACCAAAGCTTCCATGAAGCGGCGGTGAGATGTCTCGAATACGTGCGCGTGTTGGCAAAGGTGCGAACAACGTGTTCCAGCCTGCTCATCA GGACTGTAGACAGCATCATCGCGCTAGCATTTGTGATGGTGCAGCGACGTGCGCGTTCTCGCAGCGACAGAAGCGTTGTGCATGTGCAGAGCGTCATCTCACGCCGACAGCTCCAGTG GCTCGCTTGTAAAGCCTTCCACACGGTGTTTCAGCGCGCGCAGACCAAGCATAGTGCTTTGCTGGTATGGCTCAAGGCATCGCTCAAGGCGGCTCGCATGTCTGATGCAGCGCAGAGAGAAATGCTCGAGGCGGCTGCCAGTGCTTGGCAGCGAAGATAA
- a CDS encoding RNA-directed DNA polymerase, with product MKRKCTSHAAGSRKKAHLVDQSASATPTAIQQPVLQHFYPRLLTLRHYLLSQLPNSSKNRRRKLAELGLAAATKTAAASTCDPDYELGQLLDSTVIGQQSMAKTDNQQQITTERNKDIEAFIQQLSPAITGGTFKPGYLLQSEIVDIVIWRLFKRSSSHKIRHLICHGFERSGSTYRQNALDRDNSSSIPGLVARYPNNYVRTLKGPLWCRLQAVLGEGGDRIMMDMLMDCAIFRPVDGTFSNYHQLSGPPIFDLKPCVPLKEPAAEPLSMNPRSRQPSDSASDYRTLCKIAFVRNRMLYAKPALNGKGGITFGMRHIHVLNRFSRREDKQQVIQIMRYIFPRQFGLHNVFTSKVDARETAMPLKDYTLREKEIHQGMCRDLGDKIHNPNEVAKWKLRVPKRLRGDVVLMIEKLRILNQRCSYAEMLRHYCPVEALPLSSNPVWRKSHLHLKYATTESTGVASRRKNHAIAQADEQSNEEACFTDMACPTANVSAFCRAIVSKVIPKRFWGDKDIKRTIMHYIDQFVSLRKFETLTLHQVTQKLPITSLAWLRLPGQDETAKLARSDFEKRKEILQEFVYWLFDSFLIPLIRSNFYVTESNAHRNRLFYFRHDVWRMLAEPSLSTLRLKMFEEMPTERANKLLAVRPLGFSKIRLLPKKQGIRMIMNLKRKLQVTRYGAMTLQKSINAVMAPVFHAITYEKTLQPEKFGSSLFSVGDMFPKLEAFKKWLQEQGLSGRPLYFAKVDVLSCFDTIPQQRLLSMMDSLVPAQAYQTGKHVEISPMGALQRLDGQHVSPAPLKRWVSHTVAANDTQSFSQLVQNKLVGSKSNTIFVDANLQQQETKANLMHLLGEHVERNLVKIGKRFYRQKRGIPQGSILSSILCNYFYAELERDVLGFALSSDCLLLRLLDDFLLITVNRQHAERFVRVMHRGHADYGVEVKPSKSMANFDVTTEDGTRLPKCSPATDFLYCGVCIDTTTLEVRKNSERYTRTDVGDSLTTELSKVPGQTFHRKALNGFKIQLKAMFIDTALNSVSTVLSNLHQSFHEAAVRCLEYVRVLAKVRTTCSSLLIRTVDSIIALAFVMVQRRARSRSDRSVVHVQSVISRRQLQWLACKAFHTVFQRAQTKHSALLREMLEAAASAWQRR from the exons ATGAAACGGAAGTGCACATCCCACGCGGCTGGCTCTCGCAAGAAGGCGCACCTCGTTGACCAATCTGCGAGCGCCACACCAACAGCCATCCAACAGCCTGTCTTGCAACACTTCTATCCCCGACTGCTTACACTGCGCCACTACCTCTTGTCACAGCTGCCCAACTCATCCAAGAACAGACGTCGAAAACTGGCCGAGCTGGGCCTGGCAGCCGCGACCAAGACCGCTGCAGCGTCAACATGTGATCCTGACTACGAGCTTGGACAGCTGCTCGATTCCACTGTGATCGGTCAGCAGAGCATGGCAAAGACGGACAACCAGCAACAAATCACAACAGAGCGTAACAAAGACATCGAGGCTTTCATTCAGCAGCTGTCGCCTGCCATCACCGGCGGCACCTTCAAGCCAGGCTATTTGCTGCAATCCGAG ATTGTTGACATCGTGATTTGGCGCCTGTTCAAAAGGTCTTCGTCCCACAAGATTCGCCATCTGATCTGCCATGGCTTTGAACGATCCGGATCAACGTACCGTCAAAATGCTCTCGACAGGGACAACAGTTCCTCGATACCTGGCCTGGTTGCGCGCTACCCTAACAACTATGTGCGTACACTGAAAGGGCCGCTATGGTGTCGACTACAAGCTGTCCTTGGCGAAGGCGGTGATCGAATCATGATGGACATGCTTATGGACTGCGCTATATTCCGCCCCGTCGACGGGACCTTTTCAAACTACCATCAGCTGAGCGGTCCTCCCATATTCGACTTGAAGCCTTGTGTCCCTCTGAAGGAGCCTGCAGCAGAACCTCTATCGATGAATCCCAGATCGAGACAACCTTCGGATTCCGCCAGCGACTACCGAACACTGTGCAAGATAGCCTTTGTGCGCAACCGAATGTTGTATGCCAAACCTGCTCTAAATGGCAAAGGTGGTATCACTTTCGGCATGCGCCATATCC ACGTGCTGAATCGTTTTTCCCGCCGAGAAGACAAGCAGCAGGTCATTCAAATTATGAGATATATATTTCCACGACAGTTCGGCTTGCACAATGTCTTCACTTCCAAGGTCGACGCGCGTGAGACGGCAATGCCACTCAAAGACTATACCTTGCGAGAGAAGGAGATTCACCAAGGCATGTGCCGAGACTTGGGCGACAAAATTCACAACCCAAATGAGGTGGCCAAATGGAAGTTACGTGTACCAAAGAGGCTACGAGGCGATGTGGTCTTGATGATCGAGAAGCTCCGCATACTCAATCAGAGATGTTCGTATGCAGAGATGCTACGCCACTACTGCCCAGTCGAG GCTTTACCTCTATCGTCAAATCCAGTGTGGAGGAAGTCTCATCTTCACCTGAAGTATGCTACCACGGAATCCACAGGCGTTGCGAGCAGAAGGAAGAACCACGCTATAGCTCAAGCAGACGAGCAATCGAATGAGGAGGCATGTTTTACAGACATGGCCTGTCCCACAGCAAACGTATCTGCGTTCTGCAGAGCTATTGTCTCTAAAGTCATCCCAAAACGCTTTTGGGGCGACAAAGACATCAAGCGTACAATCATGCATTACATTGATCAGTTTGTGAGTTTACGGAAGTTCGAGACATTGACGCTGCACCAGGTTACACAGAAGCTGCCG ATTACGAGTCTTGCGTGGCTCCGGCTTCCTGGTCAAGACGAGACCGCCAAGCTAGCGCGGTCTGACTTTGAAAAGCGCAAGGAGATCCTTCAAGAATTCGTGTATTGGCTCTTCGATTCATTCCTGATACCCCTGATCAGATCGAACTTTTATGTCACAGAATCAAATGCTCACCGCAATCGACTATTCTACTTCCGACACGACGTTTGGCGAATGCTCGCAGAGCCGTCGCTATCGACCTTGAGACTGAAGATGTTCGAGGAGATGCCGACAGAACGCGCGAACAAGCTCCTGGCTGTTCGTCCACTCGGCTTCAGCAAGATACGCCTTCTGCCGAAGAAGCAAGGTATTCGCATGATCATGAATCTGAAACGAAAACTACAAGTGACGCGATATGGCGCCATGACCCTCCAAAAAAGTATCAATGCGGTCATGGCGCCTGTCTTTCATGCCATTACATATGAAAAG ACCCTTCAACCCGAGAAGTTCGGCTCCTCGCTGTTTTCAGTGGGCGATATGTTTCCGAAACTCGAGGCATTCAAGAAATGGTTACAAGAACAAGGGTTGAGTGGCAGGCCTCTGTACTTCGCCAAAGTTGACGTCCTGTCTTGCTTCGACACCATCCCTCAACAACGTCTGTTGAGTATGATGGACAGCCTCGTTCCAGCGCAAGCATACCAGACAGGTAAGCATGTAGAAATCAGTCCAATGGGTGCCTTACAGCGTCTCGACGGTCAGCACGTCAGTCCAGCCCCACTGAAGCGCTGGGTTTCGCATACCGTAGCTGCCAACGACACACAGTCATTCAGCCAGCTTGTACAAAACAAGCTGGTAGGCTCGAAGAGCAACACCATCTTCGTTGACGCGAACTTGCAGCAGCAAGAGACAAAAGCTAATCTGATGCATCTACTTGGCGAGCATGTAGAGCGTAATCTTGTCAAGATCGGCAAGCGCTTCTATCGCCAGAAGAGGGGCATTCCACAAGGCTCGATCCTGTCGAGCATCCTGTGCAACTACTTCTACGCTGAGCTTGAACGTGATGTACTAGGCTTTGCACTGAGCAGTGACTGTCTGCTCTTACGTTTGCTCGACGATTTCCTGCTGATAACAGTCAACCGCCAGCATGCAGAGCGCTTCGTACGCGTCATGCATCGCGGCCACGCAGATTACGGCGTTGAGGTCAAGCCTTCGAAATCCATGGCCAACTTCGATGTGACCACTGAGGATGGCACTCGGCTCCCCAAGTGCAGCCCGGCCACGGATTTTCTGTACTGTGGAGTTTGTATCGACACCACGACGTTAGAAGTGAGGAAGAATAGTGAACGTTACACAAGGACTG ATGTTGGGGACTCGCTGACCACAGAGTTGTCGAAAGTGCCAGGACAGACGTTCCATCGAAAAGCACTCAA TGGGTTCAAGATTCAGCTTAAAGCCATGTTCATCGACACGGCATTGAACAGCGTGTCGACAGTACTAAGCAATTTGCACCAAAGCTTCCATGAAGCGGCGGTGAGATGTCTCGAATACGTGCGCGTGTTGGCAAAGGTGCGAACAACGTGTTCCAGCCTGCTCATCA GGACTGTAGACAGCATCATCGCGCTAGCATTTGTGATGGTGCAGCGACGTGCGCGTTCTCGCAGCGACAGAAGCGTTGTGCATGTGCAGAGCGTCATCTCACGCCGACAGCTCCAGTG GCTCGCTTGTAAAGCCTTCCACACGGTGTTTCAGCGCGCGCAGACCAAGCATAGTGCTTTGCTG AGAGAAATGCTCGAGGCGGCTGCCAGTGCTTGGCAGCGAAGATAA